The Andrena cerasifolii isolate SP2316 chromosome 14, iyAndCera1_principal, whole genome shotgun sequence genome contains a region encoding:
- the LOC143376541 gene encoding uncharacterized protein LOC143376541: protein MKLQMKELLEQIKQDWRTIKDAEELLILRKYAEYTRQFGLLYTSGLCGAVTVGILGVYTPIILNFARSSNETQHPDILYGGEYFVDDQKYFYPILVHTLCTILVAHIIIIATDGVLLIFLLHACAMFGILGYRFEHLFDDANNTAETEDEVAKWNCRFYERMDRCVQHHLKSIQSVSTCCGYRNSMKNICDANELLISTDS, encoded by the exons ATGAAATTACAGATGAAGGAACTCTTGGAACAAATTAAACAGGACTGGCGCACAATCAAAGATGCGGAGGAACTGCTAATCTTGCGGAAGTATGCGGAATACACCCGACAGTTTGGTCTACTTTACACGT CCGGCTTGTGCGGTGCCGTAACAGTAGGCATACTCGGGGTATACACTCCGATAATCTTAAATTTTGCACGCTCTTCGAACGAAACGCAGCATCCTGACATCCTCTACGGAGGGGAGTACTTCGTCGATGATCAGAAGTACTTTTATCCGATTCTGGTGCACACGTTGTGCACAATTCTTGTGGCACACATCATCATCATAGCCACCGACGGGGTTCTCTTGATTTTCCTTTTACATGCCTGCGCTATGTTTGGCATACTCGG GTATCGATTCGAACATTTATTCGACGACGCCAACAATACCGCCGAAACAGAAGACGAAGTTGCAAAGTGGAATTGTAGATTTTACGAAAGAATGGATCGTTGTGTCCAACACCATTTGAAATCAATACAGTCTGTATCAACTTGTTGTGGATATCGAAACAGCATGAAAAATATATGTGATGCGAACGAATTATTAATATCTACAGATTCGTAA